The Aureibacter tunicatorum genome segment TTTTTTTAAAAAGTAAAAAAAAACAGCAAAATTGGGTTAATAATTGCTTTCTAACCAAAAGTGTATTTATATTGATCGAAATATTTATAAACAACTATTTTTATGGAACTATACAATGAATTAAAAGAGCTAATTTTAGCGGTAGAGAAAGATGCTGACGCTTTCTATAACAAGAACAACAAAGCTGCTGGTACAAGAGTGAGAAATGCTATGCAAGAAATCAAAGGCAAAGCTCAGGATATCAGAGTAAACGTTTTGGATGTTAAGAAAACAAGAGAGGAAGCATAATCATTTTTTGATTTCATCTGAAAAGAAATTTGAATCCGAAAAATGGATCATCAAATAAAAGAGACTCAATTTTTGAGTCTCTTTTTTTGTTTTAAGCTTCGCAGCGCGATAAATTGCAAAGACAATCAAACTTCAAGCGTATGAAAACGACAATTGGAAAACTTAGAATTGTAGGACTGATGGAAGGATGGTCCTTTATCATTTTATTGGCTATAGCAATGCCTCTGAAGTATTACGCAGGCATTCCTGAAGTAAATAAAGTCGTGGGGATGGCTCATGGCGTATTGTTCGTGGCGTACGTGTTTTTGGTTTACATGGCAAAGACTGAGTATGAATGGTCATGGAAAGACACGATGATTGCCATGGCTTGCTCGGTGATTCCTTTTGGAACATTTTACGCCGACAAAAAAATATTCAAAAAACAGCAAGTATCTGCTTAGTAATTAAAGAAATTTGAAATTCCGGCGCATGAGCTGGAATTTCTCTTTGGATTTGATTATTTCTTTGAGTTTATATACTCTTTGGGAGTCATTCCCATTTTCTTTTTGAAGTAGGTATTGAATGTGGTTTTTGAATTGAAGCCACACTCGTAAGCTATGCCGGATAAGCTCAAATGGCTGAATTCCGATTTCAGTGAAACTTTTTTAAACTCCTCAAGACGATGGTCATTTATGAATTCATTGAAGTTTTTATCGAATTCATTGTTGATCAATGCGGAAAGCTCATGGCTATTGATATTCAGTTTGTTAGCAAGCTCATTAAGGTTGATCTGCGCATCAAGGTAGGGCTTTTCATTTGACATGAGCAGGTTTAAGCGATCTTTAGCATTGGAGATTTTGTGTTCAGATAATTTTGATTGAATTTTTTTAGAAAAAAGATGAGGCGGGAACAAACGATTTTTTGCTTGATCGAATCTTGGGTCTTTTCTTAAGTTTTTAGACATAGGATCTGCAAAGTGAATCATGAGCAATGGAGAACCATACTCGATATTTTTTTCTATCCATTCAAAAGCTTTGTCGTATTGTTCGGAAATGGCAAAATGCATGAATTTGAAAGAGTCGGCCCTAAAGCCTAAGGGGCTTTCTGCCTCGACAATCAGCTGTTCAAAGATGTCATCTTGCTTTTTTTCCTGCTTCATCAGGTGGTAAGCGATGCATTTTATGCCTAATTCATCGCCTCTTACAAGCACATCTTTTGGAAGTGTTTCCAGCATTTTGAGGGCTGACTCAGGCTTATTGCTTAACAGCAGACAATAGCACTTTATTGTGAATGCGGGGATATTATGAGGATTGTCTTTGAGGCATATATCTAGTGCTTTTAGAGCTTCATCGAATTTTTCAAGCATATAGAGGTGGTAGGCTTTGAAAAAGAGAGTCTCGGGAGAAAGCGGATCAACTTCGTTAGCGAGTGAAAGGTGATTGGTTGCATAGCGCGTCTTTCCCGCTAATGCGTATAGGAATGATAAAAACTGTTGAGCCTCGGCGAAATTAGGATTGAGTGCGACGGCTTTTTTGGCTTCTGCTAGGCTTTGTTCATAATCGCTTTCAACAAAGAATGCCAAATTTGCTAACTGATAATGCCCTTCGGACAAATTGGGATGTAAGCTTATAGCCTTGCGAATAGTCGTGCCTGCTTCTGTCCAAGCCTCTGGTTTTACTCCTGTCGTTGCAAGAAATCCAAGACAGTCTGCAAGCCTCAGCAAGGTAATGGGATTATTTGGATCGATTTTAAGCGATTGGTTGAAAAAACCGATCGCGAGCTGTACGTCTTTTGCATTCCACTTTCTGAAATAATACAAGCCCATAAGCGAGAGTTCATATGCTTTTGATTGTAAATGGCTATGCATTGAATCGTTGGCGTTTGTTAAATTTCCCAAGCCTAG includes the following:
- a CDS encoding histone H1, with the protein product MELYNELKELILAVEKDADAFYNKNNKAAGTRVRNAMQEIKGKAQDIRVNVLDVKKTREEA
- a CDS encoding DUF3817 domain-containing protein, producing the protein MKTTIGKLRIVGLMEGWSFIILLAIAMPLKYYAGIPEVNKVVGMAHGVLFVAYVFLVYMAKTEYEWSWKDTMIAMACSVIPFGTFYADKKIFKKQQVSA
- a CDS encoding helix-turn-helix domain-containing protein: MDNSLKNNSTKLPKVAILPFSCEEEHEKAKFYGEGIAEEILSLLSNQNALRVISRRSSFKLDSSELSTQQIGEKLGAEHLIEGKIKWEKNHCRVLVYLIDSENDTVIWSDGFESSTNKLHDLHSEIGMQLSKQLNLGLGNLTNANDSMHSHLQSKAYELSLMGLYYFRKWNAKDVQLAIGFFNQSLKIDPNNPITLLRLADCLGFLATTGVKPEAWTEAGTTIRKAISLHPNLSEGHYQLANLAFFVESDYEQSLAEAKKAVALNPNFAEAQQFLSFLYALAGKTRYATNHLSLANEVDPLSPETLFFKAYHLYMLEKFDEALKALDICLKDNPHNIPAFTIKCYCLLLSNKPESALKMLETLPKDVLVRGDELGIKCIAYHLMKQEKKQDDIFEQLIVEAESPLGFRADSFKFMHFAISEQYDKAFEWIEKNIEYGSPLLMIHFADPMSKNLRKDPRFDQAKNRLFPPHLFSKKIQSKLSEHKISNAKDRLNLLMSNEKPYLDAQINLNELANKLNINSHELSALINNEFDKNFNEFINDHRLEEFKKVSLKSEFSHLSLSGIAYECGFNSKTTFNTYFKKKMGMTPKEYINSKK